AAATAATTAATGACAAAGGAATTGAAAGTATTATCCAAAGGGGTGAAAGACTTTGCCTCCTTCGTTTGCTGTAATAAGGACTACGCCGAGATTTAAACATCAAGTATTTTCCTCATCTTTTTATCTTCAGTGGTAGATCGCACCACAATCGCACCCGCGCTTTTTACCGAGCGATTAAGCTAGGTTTAGCGCGCCCTCACAGGATCTCGCCAATTTTTTCCTTGCAACTCAACTAGATTGTTTTCCACAAGAGCCAACTAGAAGGTAAATTAATGAGCGAAACTGATACATGGCGTGCAACTGTACCTAGATTATCGGTAGGATCGACCTTCAAGAGTAACCGATCCTCAGCGTCCAGATCGCGATCGCGGTACAGTAGGGGCGATCTGAACGATCCACCCCTATCCAAATGATTCGCTCGCCTGAACTGAGTACAACCTAGATCGAAAATCAATGCCTTACAAATTACTTTTTGTTTGCTTAGGTAACATTTGTCGCTCGCCATCAGCAGAGAATATTATGAATCACCTGATAAAGCAAGCTGATTTGAGCGATAGTATTGTTTGTGATTCTGCTGGAACCTCTAGTTATCACCTGGGTTCTCCTCCGGATTCACGCATGAGGGCTGCGGCTAAAAAGCGGGGAATTGAACTTCGAGGTCGCGCTAGACAGTTTGATGTGTCTGATTTTGCTGAGTTTGATTTAATTTTGGCGATGGATCGAGAAAACTATGCGGATATTCTCGAGTTGGATCGCTTAGGAAAATATCAAGATAAGGTACGACTGATGTGTGATTTTGCTTCTGAGCATAGCGATTGGCGCGGTAGCGCCAGCGCCGCAAGCGGCGATCGCGATGTTCCCGATCCCTATTATGGCGGTTCTCAAGGTTTCGATCGCGTAATTGATTTACTTTTGGATGCTTGTCAAGGTCTTTTGGATTATGTCGTTCAAGAGCAAATTGAGAGCAAATAAGCGGCAGAGGTTTGGAGACTAAGCTCGTACTGAGGGAGATTAGGAAAAAAAATGGGAAATGTAGTCGGAATTGACCTCGGAACCACAAATTCGGTGGCGGCGTTTAAGTTTGCTGAAGTTGAGGTGGTGACTGCTGATGATAATACGCCGCCGGAGCGGAAGTTAACTCGTTCGGTGGTGGGAGCTACTAGCCTTGGTCTTGGGGGAGATGATTGTGGTCAACAAGTAGTTGGTCAAGAAGCTTATAACCAGCTAAAACACGATCCGGAAAATGCGATCGTTTCGATTAAACGTTTGATGGGGAGGGGTTTTAGCGATCCGGTGGTGCAAGAACACCATTCTCGTTATTTGTACAAGGTGACGAAATCGACTCAGGGAACAGACAATAGTATTTCGGTGTGGCTGGGAGGTAAGGAGTATCAACCGGAAGATATTTCGGCGGCAATTATTAAGAAGGTTGTGGAAAATGCCCAAAATTTCCAAATCCAAAGAGGGCAAAAAAGTACGATTACTCAAGCGGTAATTACGATTCCGGCTTATTTTAACGATAAACAAAGACACGCTACCCAAACCGCCGCAACGAGGGCAGGATTGGCGCTACCAGAACTTTTACCCGAACCCACTGCGGCGGCGATTTCTTATGGGTTTAAGCCGGATGCTGATGATGTGAAAACGATTCTGGTGTTTGATTTTGGTGGGGGCACTTTTGATTCTTCGATTATTACTACCAGTGGAAATCAATTTATTGAGTCGGGTAAGGCTGGAGATTTGTGGTTGGGTGGCGATGACTTGGATAATCGCATTATCGATTTTGTTAAAGAGCAGGTGGCGATTGAGGAAGGGTTAGAGAATATCGATCGCGCGATCGCGAAAATGCCTTATTATCAACGGGTTCGTTTTGAGGGGGATTTGAAGTTGGCTGTGGAACAAGCCAAAATTCAACTCAGTAGTGCTCCTGTGGCTCATATTTTGCCTTCTACGCCGTTGTTAGATGAGTTTGGGGCGACGGTTTATGTGGATGTGGAGTTGAGACGAGAAGAGTTTGAGCAGATGATTTCGCCTTTGCTGGATCGCGCGATCGCTATTTGTCAGGATGCGATTAAGTATTCGGAATATCCAGAGGAAATGGTGGATGTTTTCTTGTTGGTGGGGGGTTCGTCCCAAATTCCTCTGGTACAACGGAAAATGCGCGAAACTTTTGGCGCTCATAAGGTGGTTGTTCATCCGCGTCCCCTGTATGCTGTGGCTGAAGGGGCGGCAATTGTGGCGGCGGGATTGACGGAAAAAGTGGAAACGGTTTCTCGCGATTATTGTATTGAGTTAGTAGATGAACCAAGATACAAATTAATTGAACGGGGAGCGATTCTTCCGGTTAAACAATTGCGTACTTTTAGAACTGAAGCGAATGGACAAAGGCTAATTCATTTTAAATTTTTTAGTCCCGATCGCGTGAAAGAAGTTCTCGATCTTGTTGCTCATGATGAGCTAATTGGCGAAATGTGGCTGCCTTTGGACCGATATTATCCTCAAGGAACAGAGGTGTTGGTTACTCTGGAATTAGATGAAAAAATGGGCTATCTCCAAGCGACGGCGACTTTGAAAAATGACCCTTCAATTCGAGTTAGTTGTTTGTTTTCTAGAGGGGGTTTGGATGAGAAAATTTGTAAGCAAGTTGAAGAAATTATTCAAAATTTAAATCAAGCTGGTAACTTGACTGATAAAGGGGTTGCCGAAGCTAACAGACTGGCGAGTGAAGTAATTGTCGCAGCTAATCAAATTCTCGGTCTTGATGGTAAAGTACAGCCAGAGCAACTTAAGCTTGCTGAAGAGAAGCTAAGAAAATTACAAGCTTTTGCTTCTGAAGATTACGATTTAGCCGAGTTTTTTGCCAGCGAATTTGAATTTATTAACTCTCGCTGTGACTTTTTGCTTCCTCACGCACAAAAGACGAGGTTGCAAAATTCAGCACAACAATTGCGTGACGCGATCGCTACTGATAATCTCGTGGCAATGCAAAAACTGTCCGCAAATGCCAAAACTGAGACCGATAATCTTCCCGAACAAGTCAGAACTATTTTATTCTGTAAAGATGCGATCGCGCGCGTGCAAATTACCGATCCTAATCAAGCTAGAGTTATGGCTGGTAAGCTAGAAGAAATTTTAGCTTACTTGGAACAAGATAATAGTTATGAATCTGAAAAACTCTTACGCGAGCTACTACCTACTCTCCGCCCTTATTTGGCTCAGGAGTTGCCTACTGTTAATATTTCTACAGGGTTGACTCGCTGAGGACATCAAAAATGAACGACGAAAAACTAATTTGTCCAGTCTGCGATCGCCCGAATATTGAAGGCGATATTTGTCCTAATTGTGAAACTAATTTATCGTTAGTCCGAATGTTAATGGAATTGCCCGCTCAAGAGGAAAATTTGAACTCTCCTAAAAGCAGTTTTTGGCGTTTTTATACAAAAAAAATAACTAGTTTTAATTGGCTAGCAGTTGGTTTGGCTATTCTCTTAATAATTATCGGGATTAGTTTAGGATTTACTGCTAATTTTTTTTTCTCTCGACAAATGCCACTTTTACCCCAAACGCCTTCAGTTTCTCCTCGAATGTTAGTTTGGTTGTCTGCGAGTAATCAAACTGAAATTATGCCGGCAGGAAAGCAAACTTTTCTGGCAAAAAGTGCGTAACTGGGAGGATAAAAAGTAATGAAAGTTATTGTTGATGGGTGGCATAAATTGAATAAAATTGTTCGGAATAACAGCTTATTTTTGTTATTTTGTCAAGGGGCTGAATCAAAAAAAATGTCCTTGGAAATGGCAGAATTAGCAAGAAATAAACAGTTGCGCGAAGCGGTGCGAGTTGGTTCAGAAATTATTAGTTTGGTGTCTCCACCCAATTCTTTTTTCCGGCGACAATTTTATCTTTGGACGATGGGAACGTCGCTTCAATCTCTGAGTAAACAGTTAGCTGAATGGCAGCAAAAAATTGAAGAAATCGATCGTTTGGCGGCTTATGCTGATTCTCTGGAAAAACAAGCTAGTAATAATCCTTTAGCTATTCAACTATTAACAAGTGCGTTGAAATTTTATCAACATTGTGCTTATCAAATTAATGATTCTCTTTATTTAGAAGCTATTGCTCGTTTGCAAGAAGAAATTTATCGCCGACAGCAATTTCAATTGTTAATTACTCAAGGAAAAGAAGAGGCAAAACAAGGCTTTTTCAAACAAGCTTTAAGCAATTTTTTACAGGCAAAAACTTTATTTGCAACGAAAAAATTGGATTTAGCGATCGCGACTTGCTCCGCGAAAATTCAGCCAGAGGAAAATTTTGAGGCGGTACTCACCACAGCGCGTAAAATAGCAATGGCAGGTAAATTCGCTCAGGCGATCGCCTTACTCGAACCTGCTTTGGCGAAATTTCCTCGCACTGATGGCAAAATTCTCTATGCACAACTTAGGAAAACTGTCAAGGCGAAAAAGTATTTTCGTGCGGCAATATTAGCCGAAAAAGCAGGTAATTTAGAACGAGCCGAAGCCAATTATCAAGAAGCAATCAATATTTTACCAGAATATCAAGAAGCTTATCTGCGTCTTGCGATCGTGGCAGTTAAAATGAACAATTGGGAGCAGGTAATTGACTATTTACAAGGTATTAATGGCGAAAGAGCAGCTTATATTCGTGGCTTTGCTTTTGTGCAATTAAATAATTTACAACAAGCCGATTTAGAATGGCAAACTATCGATCGTAGTCAGGTAAAACAAGAGCGCAAAGCTCTAAAAATATTAGCCAGACGAAAACGCTTGCAAGCAATGAAAGAAATTCAAGAATTTGTCCAGGAAAGAAAATTAGAGCAAGCCAAATCAGCCAGTCTTTCATTTATGCAGCAATTCGGAACTTGTGCGATCGTACAAAGAAATTTAGACGAACATATTCGCCCTGCTTTTGAAACAGATTTATGGCAGAATTTAGCTTGGCAAGAATTAGTTGAATTAGCAGAAAATAACTGGTTAAAGCAACAAGATATTATTTCTCTGCATAACTTAATGATTGCCGCTTATTATTACTCGCAAATTAATCCTAAATATTTAGCAAAATTAATTCCAATTTGGTGTTCTAATTTAGCTAATCTTTATATTAATCCTCTTCTCGATGATATCCCGTGGCTAGGAGCGGCAAAAGTAGATCGAGATAGTTTATACTCGAACTTATTGCAACTACTAGAAACAGCGATTGATGAAGTTAAAGATCGAGACTTAGAAACATATTATCAATTACGCGATCGCTACCGCTTAGAATTAGCTTCCTTAGAAATTATGGGAAAACCGCCTCAATTTGGACTGAAATTAGACGAACTTTTTTTAACTCCCAGTTTTTATCAAAATTATCGAGAAAAACTCAAAAATATCAGCTTCATTCCCGCTAGGGAGATCCAAATCCAACAAGCATTACACTCCTCTTGGGGATTAGCAGTTGCTGCTTGTTTAGCAGGAGATACTCTTCGCGCTATCCAAATTAAACCAGTTAATAACGATCGAGCAGAAATTGATTTATTTCAGGAAAATTTAACTTCTGTGCTAACCCAAACCAACAATTTTTCTGAACTTGACATACACAGCACCAATTTATTTGCAGAATCATTAGTTGCTTATTACGAAGGATGTTATCACCTCAGTAACCAACATTGGCGTTTAGCAGTAACTCCTTTACAACAAGCAGAGGTAGAAATTAAAGCTTCTCCTCAATGGTATGCAGAAATAGAAAAACTTTGCCAAAATCAGCGTCAAATCATCTCGCATTTTTACGAACATTTAGACTTTGCTCAGTTTTGGTGTAACTTAACCGGAAGCGAAACTGCGAGAAGTTATTTAGCTCAACTAAGAGTAGAACAAATTAAGCAAAAATTAACTAATCAAATTATTACACCTACTCAAGCTCTCAATGAATTAGCAGGATTAGCAAAATTAGTTCCCGATCATCCTACCATTACCGACGCGATCGCCAAAGTGGAATTTGCGCGAGAAGCCGAACAATTACATCAACTCATGAAAGTAAATAAATTCGAAGAAGCTGTTAAATTAGCTGCGAGATCTCATTATGAACAAATTCCCTATATTGTCGCCGAAATTTGCATTTCAATTTTAGTTAATGGTTCGCAAAACAATCATTTATCAGAAGAAGCAGTTCAGCAACTAGCAAATTGGGCTTACCAACTTTGTCCTCACGAACCAGCTTTTCAACAAGTTTATCGTCAATTTGGACTTTATTGTTAAAGATGAAGCAAAATCGATCGGTACAAAATCCCTATGAAATTTTAGGTGTAACACCAGCAGCATCAAAAGCAGAAATTGCCAAAGCTTTTATGATGGCGATGAAACTGCGTGAATATTCTCCAGATGCGATCGCCAAAGCCAGAAAAAGTTTAATGAATGCACGATCTCGCTTATTGGCTGATTATTTACGTCCGATTTTACCAGCGATCGTGCGTTTCAAGCGTAAAGATTTTTCCGAGTTGGAAAAACCTGCACCAACTCTCGAATTTTTACCCGAATTTGACGGTTTAGATGCAACTCTCGCACAAATGCAAAAAGTATCTGATGCCGATCGAAACTTGGGTATAACTTTATTTTCGGCTGATCCAATCAAAAGATTACCACCAAGCCGTTAAGCACGTAGCAGCATATACCAATCCCCAATCCCCAATCCCCAATCCCCAATCCCCAATCCCCAATGAAAAACGAACAAATTTTTTACTTAAGTAGTTCTCAACGAGACGAAATATTGCAAGAGTTAGGGAATCTGCTCAAAGACAAAGTTTCCCTACAACAAACCTTACAACAAGAACAGGAACAAACAACAGCAGCGAATGAAGAACTTTTTCTGGAATTACTCGATCTATTTGATACTTTGGAATTTTTACTTGATTACTTAACAGAGAATCCCGAACCTAATGCTCAGTTTCTCAAACGCTTACCAAAAACTATCGAAGTTGTTAAGAAAAAATTGTTACTTATTCTCGAACGTCGAGAAGTAAGAGCGATAGATTTTCAAGAAAATAAACCAGATTTCACTCTTTGTCGAGTAGTAGATTGCGAAATTAATAATGAGATCGAAGAAGATATGATTACGAAAATTGTGCGCAAAGGATTTAGTCTTGGTGATAAGATTTTACGTCCTGTAGAAGTGATTACCTCCAAAAAAGAGGATTGACATTTTGGCAAATATTTAAGCTAATAAATGTCAATCTACTAAGTTATGTTCGAGGGCAAAGCGTACTAACTCTGCCCGATTATTGGTGTCTGTTTTTCTTAGTAAACTGCTGACATATTTCTCGATGGTACGAGGACTAAGATGTAATTCTCCTCCAATTTCTATGTTAGAAAGACCGTTAGTAAGTAAGTTGAGAACTTCTTGCTCTCGATTAGTAAGATCGAGAGAATGGAGAGGAATTGTCGTTGGAGATGAAGTTTTTGGTTGTGCCGAAGGATCTTTTTTCCTGTCAGTGTTAATCTTAGAGAAGCGTAACTCAGATTGAATCACCTGCGATCGCTCTAACAGAGAGCGAATGACTGCGCCCAATTCCTTCATTTCAAAGGGTTTGGGTAAATATAAGTCGCAGCCTACTTGATAACCGCGAATTCTTTCTTCGGTACTTCCTCTTTCAGTCAAGAAAATGACAGGTAACAGCCGGAATTCTGGGCGCTGGCGAACTTGCCGCACCAATTCATAGCCATCCAGACGCGGCATATTAATGTCGGCAACGAGTAAATGAGGATGATAAGTTTCTAGCAAAGCTAGGGCTTCTTCTCCATCCTCAGCAGCAATCGCCGAGTAGCCAGACATTTCGAGATAATCGCTGATGGCTAAACGAATTCCTGCGTCATCATCGGCAACCAGGATTAATAAGGGCATATATAGTTATTTGGTCTGCATTAGACAGCTACTCTTACACTATGTTAAGCCCAGGTTGTCAATTAAGACTTTTTTTGTGATGAAGCTGTCTCCTAACCACGATAACTGGTTGGATAATCAAGCGGGTTGAGGTATTGTTGCGTTTTC
This Oscillatoria salina IIICB1 DNA region includes the following protein-coding sequences:
- a CDS encoding response regulator transcription factor — protein: MPLLILVADDDAGIRLAISDYLEMSGYSAIAAEDGEEALALLETYHPHLLVADINMPRLDGYELVRQVRQRPEFRLLPVIFLTERGSTEERIRGYQVGCDLYLPKPFEMKELGAVIRSLLERSQVIQSELRFSKINTDRKKDPSAQPKTSSPTTIPLHSLDLTNREQEVLNLLTNGLSNIEIGGELHLSPRTIEKYVSSLLRKTDTNNRAELVRFALEHNLVD
- a CDS encoding low molecular weight protein-tyrosine-phosphatase translates to MPYKLLFVCLGNICRSPSAENIMNHLIKQADLSDSIVCDSAGTSSYHLGSPPDSRMRAAAKKRGIELRGRARQFDVSDFAEFDLILAMDRENYADILELDRLGKYQDKVRLMCDFASEHSDWRGSASAASGDRDVPDPYYGGSQGFDRVIDLLLDACQGLLDYVVQEQIESK
- a CDS encoding Hsp70 family protein — translated: MGNVVGIDLGTTNSVAAFKFAEVEVVTADDNTPPERKLTRSVVGATSLGLGGDDCGQQVVGQEAYNQLKHDPENAIVSIKRLMGRGFSDPVVQEHHSRYLYKVTKSTQGTDNSISVWLGGKEYQPEDISAAIIKKVVENAQNFQIQRGQKSTITQAVITIPAYFNDKQRHATQTAATRAGLALPELLPEPTAAAISYGFKPDADDVKTILVFDFGGGTFDSSIITTSGNQFIESGKAGDLWLGGDDLDNRIIDFVKEQVAIEEGLENIDRAIAKMPYYQRVRFEGDLKLAVEQAKIQLSSAPVAHILPSTPLLDEFGATVYVDVELRREEFEQMISPLLDRAIAICQDAIKYSEYPEEMVDVFLLVGGSSQIPLVQRKMRETFGAHKVVVHPRPLYAVAEGAAIVAAGLTEKVETVSRDYCIELVDEPRYKLIERGAILPVKQLRTFRTEANGQRLIHFKFFSPDRVKEVLDLVAHDELIGEMWLPLDRYYPQGTEVLVTLELDEKMGYLQATATLKNDPSIRVSCLFSRGGLDEKICKQVEEIIQNLNQAGNLTDKGVAEANRLASEVIVAANQILGLDGKVQPEQLKLAEEKLRKLQAFASEDYDLAEFFASEFEFINSRCDFLLPHAQKTRLQNSAQQLRDAIATDNLVAMQKLSANAKTETDNLPEQVRTILFCKDAIARVQITDPNQARVMAGKLEEILAYLEQDNSYESEKLLRELLPTLRPYLAQELPTVNISTGLTR
- a CDS encoding nucleotide exchange factor GrpE, with the protein product MKNEQIFYLSSSQRDEILQELGNLLKDKVSLQQTLQQEQEQTTAANEELFLELLDLFDTLEFLLDYLTENPEPNAQFLKRLPKTIEVVKKKLLLILERREVRAIDFQENKPDFTLCRVVDCEINNEIEEDMITKIVRKGFSLGDKILRPVEVITSKKED
- a CDS encoding J domain-containing protein, which gives rise to MKQNRSVQNPYEILGVTPAASKAEIAKAFMMAMKLREYSPDAIAKARKSLMNARSRLLADYLRPILPAIVRFKRKDFSELEKPAPTLEFLPEFDGLDATLAQMQKVSDADRNLGITLFSADPIKRLPPSR
- a CDS encoding tetratricopeptide repeat protein; this translates as MKVIVDGWHKLNKIVRNNSLFLLFCQGAESKKMSLEMAELARNKQLREAVRVGSEIISLVSPPNSFFRRQFYLWTMGTSLQSLSKQLAEWQQKIEEIDRLAAYADSLEKQASNNPLAIQLLTSALKFYQHCAYQINDSLYLEAIARLQEEIYRRQQFQLLITQGKEEAKQGFFKQALSNFLQAKTLFATKKLDLAIATCSAKIQPEENFEAVLTTARKIAMAGKFAQAIALLEPALAKFPRTDGKILYAQLRKTVKAKKYFRAAILAEKAGNLERAEANYQEAINILPEYQEAYLRLAIVAVKMNNWEQVIDYLQGINGERAAYIRGFAFVQLNNLQQADLEWQTIDRSQVKQERKALKILARRKRLQAMKEIQEFVQERKLEQAKSASLSFMQQFGTCAIVQRNLDEHIRPAFETDLWQNLAWQELVELAENNWLKQQDIISLHNLMIAAYYYSQINPKYLAKLIPIWCSNLANLYINPLLDDIPWLGAAKVDRDSLYSNLLQLLETAIDEVKDRDLETYYQLRDRYRLELASLEIMGKPPQFGLKLDELFLTPSFYQNYREKLKNISFIPAREIQIQQALHSSWGLAVAACLAGDTLRAIQIKPVNNDRAEIDLFQENLTSVLTQTNNFSELDIHSTNLFAESLVAYYEGCYHLSNQHWRLAVTPLQQAEVEIKASPQWYAEIEKLCQNQRQIISHFYEHLDFAQFWCNLTGSETARSYLAQLRVEQIKQKLTNQIITPTQALNELAGLAKLVPDHPTITDAIAKVEFAREAEQLHQLMKVNKFEEAVKLAARSHYEQIPYIVAEICISILVNGSQNNHLSEEAVQQLANWAYQLCPHEPAFQQVYRQFGLYC